TGGCAGCTGTGTATATGCTGTGGATGTTCCAACGGGTGATGTTTGGGACACTGGATAAGACAAATGAAGCCTTACCAGATCTGAACGCACGCGAGATCGTTGTGATGCTGCCGATACTGCTGTTTATCGTCTGGATCGGCGTTTATCCAAAACCTTTCCTGAGTAAGATGGAAAAATCAGTGGGACTTGTCGTGACGCAGGTGCAAACCGAATCTGCTGTGGGACGCGCCGGAGAACAGACACTACAAGGCACCGAACTCGCTCTACACGGAACACAGCGTGCAGAAAATGAAAAGATTGAAAAGGAGGCAGAGACGAAGTAAGTGAAGTTTAAACTTGCATCAGGGCTTATTCTTTGTGTGATTTTGGGACTTATGCTGTCGGTTTCAATGGAAGCCTTCGGCGCAGATGACGCACATGGCGGCGATGCGCATCACGGTCATGGAGTTGACGGTGCGAAATTGCCTATTTGGAGTATCATTCCGTTCGTTGGTATACTCCTCTCTATTGCAATTTTCCCACTCGTGTTGGATTCCCATTTTCTGGTCCACCACGGCGGAAAAATGTCATTGGTTTGGGCGTTAGCCTTCGCTATTCCGTATCTCATAGCGTTTCAAGGAGAAGCGTTTTACGACATTCTGCATATCTATCTGATAGACTATATCCCCTTCATTATTCTGTTATGGGGATTGTTCACGGTTGCGGGTGGGATTCTCGTGCGTGGGACATTGCGTGGCACACCGATAGTTAACACACTCTTACTACTTATCGGCACTGCTATCGCCTCATGGGTAGGGACAACTGGCGCATCAATGCTCCTCATCCGCCCGCTAATCCGAGCAAATGCATATCGGCAGAACAAGATTCATCTGGTTATCTTCTTCATCTTTCTCGTGAGTAACATCGGTGGTTCTTTAACACCGTTGGGCGATCCGCCGCTGTTTTTGGGATTCCTGCACAACGTCCCTTTCTTCTGGACGACGACAGCTCTCTTTCCACACATGCTGTTTATTAGTGTGATCTTAATTGCGCTTTTCTTTGTGATAGACACATTCATGTTTAAACGGGAAGGCGGTGTCGTGCCAGACGACGGGACTAACGAACCCATCGGCGTTGACGGACTTTTCAATCTCGTCTTCCTCCTCGGCATCGTCGTTGCTGTCTTAATGAGCGGCAGTTTCAAGTGGGGAGAAGTCAATATCTTTGGTGTGCATGTATACTGGCAGAATATTGCACGCGACGTGTTGATTGTTGTCATGGGGCTGCTATCCCTCAGATTCACACCCTTTAGTGGTGAGTTACGTCAGGCGAACGAGTTTTCGTGGGAGCCGATTGAAGAGGTAGCAAAGGTGTTCGCTGGCATTTTTATGACCATTATTCCGGCGTTAGCGATTCTAAAAGCCGGTGAAAACGGCGCGTTACGTGGGTTAATTGGGGCGATAAAAGAACCGATGCACTATTTCTGGATAACGGGTATTCTGTCAAGTTTCTTAGATAATGCCCCGACTTATCTGACCTTTTTCAACACAGCACTCGGAAAATTGCACCTCACTGAAGCCGTAATACCGGAAATTTTGTCTGGACAATTAACGGGTCCCGAACACTTAGAGTTCGTCAAATTGCTAACGGCTATTTCTGTTGGAGCAGTGTTTATGGGTGCAAATACATACATCGGCAATGCACCCAATTTCATGGTGAAGGCAATCGCGGAACAAAGCGGTATCCGCATGCCGAGTTTCTTCGGATATATGCTCTGGTCGGTGGTAATTTTAGTCCCGCTCTTTGTGATTGTGACGCTTGTGTTCCTGCGCTAACGCACTTAAGACTACAAAAGGAGGTTTTAAATGCCAATAGAGATTAACTGGCAGTTACTGATGCCGGAGCTGATCATTGCTTTAACGTTGCTCATCGTCCTCGTTTTTGATCTGTTTGACTCCATTTCAAAATCGATTCTCGGCTGGATGACGATCGTTGGGGCTGGAATCGCGCTATGGGTCTCTATCCAGATGCATCAAGCAGGCACAGTTGGCACCCAGTTCAACGATATGTTCAAGGTGGATAATTTCTCCCTCTTCTTCAACATTATTTTCCTCGTTTCGACGATTTTGGTCGCTTTGATTTCGATGAGTTATTTGGACAGGGACGACAGGAAACAGGGACCTTACTACCTACTTATTCTGCTGGCGACCCTCGGTATGATGTTGATGGCCGCAGGCAATGAGTTGATTATTGTCTTCCTCGGCTTAGAACTGATGTCATTATCGTTGTATGTATTGGCAGGCTATTTTCGAGATAATCCTGCTTCAAGTGAGGCGGGCATGAAATACCTATTGCTCGGTGCGTTTGCCAGCGCGTTCTTCCTTTACGGAATCGCTCTGATTTACGGGGGTGCGGGAACGACGAATGTCCCTGCGATCGCTGAGGCGATTACTGCTCCAAATAAATCACCACTGTTGTTAGCAGGCATGTTCCTTCTTATTGTTGGATTTGGATTTAAGGTCGCTATTGTTCCGTTCCATCAATGGGCACCGGATGTTTACGAAGGCGCGCCTACAACAATAGCCGCGTTTATCTCTGCTGGACCAAAGGCGGCTGGGTTCGCAGCATTCCTCAGAATTTTTATGGAAGCACTCCCAAGCCTACAAGTCGAATGGAGTGGCGTTGTCATTGTATTGGCGATGTTAACGATGACTGTCGGAAATGTCATTGCGATTGCGCAGACGAGCATCAAGCGGATGCTCGCGTATTCAAGTATCGCCCACGCGGGTTACGTACTCATAGGTTTAGCGGCGGCAAATAATGACGGAATTTCGAGTGCGATGCTTTATCTGCTCGTTTATTGTGTAATGAACATCGGCGCGTTCGGTGCGGTCATCTTGGCGAAAACAGAGGACGGCGAGAGTCTCATGATTTCCGATTACGCTGGACTCGGTCTTCGTAAACCGTTACTTGCTATGTTTATGACGATAATGCTTTTATCACTCGCCGGTTTTCCACCGACTGCTGGTTTCGTCGGAAAATTCTATGTTTTCAAATCAGCAGTCCAAGCAGGACATATCTGGCTTGTCATTATTGGTGCCATCAATACAGCAATATCGGCGTTCTACTATCTCCGTGTTGTTGTGACGATGTATATGCGTGAACCGGAAGAGGAGTTGCCATTCGCGTCGTATCCGAGCACGCTTGTTGTGGGATTGGTTCTCGCGGCGATCGGTGTATTGCTCATAGGGGTCCTGCCATCGCTCATGCTCGCTCCGGCACAGAATTCAGTTTTTTAATAGTTTTCAGTTCGGATTTTTTCTCACGAAAAAATCCTTTCATTAAAAATAGGGTTTAAATTATTGAAGTGTGGAAGGATGGAAGGTGGATTCCTCTGTCTTCCACACTTTTGTTTTTCTCTTGCCGAAATACAAAGCAAGGGATTTTGCATAAGTCTTAAGAAAAACGAAAAAGAGGACGTTATGTCAGATGTTAGGTTAGGTTTTATCGGCACGGGTGGCAATATGAATCGCCATTTGCGTGAATTAACCGAGATCGGCGGCACAAAATTCGTCGCCTTCTGTGATATTGTCATCGACAAAGCGGATCAGGCTGTCACCCAATATGGTGGTAAAGCCTATGCAGACTATAATCAGATGCTCGCGAGCGAGGAATTGGATGCCGTTTATATTTCGATTCCGCCGTTTGCACATGGTGCCCCCGAGCGCGCTGTCATTGCTGCCGGACTGCCGATGTTTGTAGAGAAACCGGTGCACATGGATGCCGACGAAGCAAAAGAAATCGCCGCTGAAGTCGAAGATAAAGGGATTATCACCGCTACTGGGTATCAGGAACGTTATCTTGATATTATCGACAAGGCGCAGGAACTTCTTGCTTCTCGTCGCGTTGGGTTCTTTATGGGCTACTGGATGGGTGGCATGCCCGGTGGATGGTGGCGCGAGAAGGCGAAATCCGGCGGGCAGCTTATGGAGCAGACGACGCACGAATTTGATATGGCGAGATACCTCTTTGGTGAAGTCAAAACCGTCTATGCTGTCGCACGCAACGATATGATCCCGAATACCGATTACGATATTGAGGAAGCTTCTGCTGTCTCGTTACAATTTGAGAGTGGTGTCTTTGGTATTATGTTCTCCGCCTGCTTCACAACGAATGGGTTGCGGCGTTCCGGCTTAGACATTTTCTGTGAGGACGGTTCACTTGAATACCATCTCCGCAGTGCGCTTGTGCTCTCTACTGCTGATGAGACGACTACGTGGAATCCTCAAAACAATTGCACAATTGAAATGGATAGCACTTTCATTGAAGCAGTCCGCACAGGCGATGGCAGCGCGATCCGATCCCCGTATTCGGATGCCGCTAAAACCGCTATTTTGTCAATCGCTGCCAATGAATCTCTTGAAACGGGTCTACCTGTCCATTTAGGCTAACCCAGAGATTTTCGCATTATTATATCCAATCCTTGCATCCCTTGTCCGCGATGTGCTAAAATATTGGTAAAAAGGCTATTAGCAATCAGTTATCGGTTGTCGGTGAAGAGATGTTTGTTAAATGAGGGAAACACCCAAGCAATACGCAGAAATACCCAAGCAAAACACACCTCTTAACTGATAACTGAAAACCGAATGGATTTTCGGAGAAAATCCGAACTAACAACGAAAAAAAATGGAATATCAACTTAACCTCCCCATCACTGGGATGCACTGCGAAAACTGTGCAAGCACTATCACACGACATCTAAAAAAAATGGAGGGTATCCTTGCCGCAGAGGTCAGCCTCGCGACTGAATATGCCGCGGTTACCTTTGAAGCATCCACACTCAGCGAGGAAGCCATCGTCGATAAGATCCGAGATCTCGGCTTTGACGTAGTTGATGCGGACGAAGAAGACGCAGCTCGCGCTGAGGAGTTCCGACGGCAAAAGATGCAATTCATCGTCGGGATCATCTTCACGCTCCCACTTTTCCTGATCAGCATGGGTAGAGATATGAACCTGTTAGGCGCGTGGGCAGCAGCAAACTGGGTTAACTGGCTCATGTTTGGTTTAGCGTTACCTGTGCAGGGTTATGTTGCTTGGGACTATTACATTGGCGGATTTAAAGCCTTACGCAACCGATCTGCCAATATGGATGTCCTTGTCGCTATGGGTTCATCTGTGGCGTTTCTCTATAGCCTCACTGTAACGATCGCATTAGGGGGCGAGGGAGCGCGCTTCGGGACTCACGTCTATTTTGAGACTGCCGCTGTTATCATTACATTGATTAAGTTAGGGAAACTTCTTGAAGCACGTGCCAAAGGTAAAATAAACGCAGCCCTCAAAAAACTTCCTCAACTTTCCCCTAAAATAGCGTGCCGTTTAGAAAACGGCGAAGAACAGCACATCCCTATCGAACAGGTCGGCGTAGGAGATGTCCTTCTGGTGCGTCCCGGCGAAAGTATTCCTGTTGACGGTGTGGTGCGGAGCGGCAAAAGTGCCATCGATGAAAGCGTTTTTACCGGAGAAAGCCTGCCCGTAGATAAGGGACCCGGCGACCTTGTGACCGTAGCGACGATGAACCAGAGTGGAATGCTCACAATGGAAGCCACGCATATCGGGGCGGAAACGGCACTTGCCCGTCTTGTCCAATTGGTACATACAACAC
This region of Candidatus Poribacteria bacterium genomic DNA includes:
- a CDS encoding sodium:proton antiporter, which gives rise to MLSVSMEAFGADDAHGGDAHHGHGVDGAKLPIWSIIPFVGILLSIAIFPLVLDSHFLVHHGGKMSLVWALAFAIPYLIAFQGEAFYDILHIYLIDYIPFIILLWGLFTVAGGILVRGTLRGTPIVNTLLLLIGTAIASWVGTTGASMLLIRPLIRANAYRQNKIHLVIFFIFLVSNIGGSLTPLGDPPLFLGFLHNVPFFWTTTALFPHMLFISVILIALFFVIDTFMFKREGGVVPDDGTNEPIGVDGLFNLVFLLGIVVAVLMSGSFKWGEVNIFGVHVYWQNIARDVLIVVMGLLSLRFTPFSGELRQANEFSWEPIEEVAKVFAGIFMTIIPALAILKAGENGALRGLIGAIKEPMHYFWITGILSSFLDNAPTYLTFFNTALGKLHLTEAVIPEILSGQLTGPEHLEFVKLLTAISVGAVFMGANTYIGNAPNFMVKAIAEQSGIRMPSFFGYMLWSVVILVPLFVIVTLVFLR
- a CDS encoding NADH-quinone oxidoreductase subunit N; translated protein: MPIEINWQLLMPELIIALTLLIVLVFDLFDSISKSILGWMTIVGAGIALWVSIQMHQAGTVGTQFNDMFKVDNFSLFFNIIFLVSTILVALISMSYLDRDDRKQGPYYLLILLATLGMMLMAAGNELIIVFLGLELMSLSLYVLAGYFRDNPASSEAGMKYLLLGAFASAFFLYGIALIYGGAGTTNVPAIAEAITAPNKSPLLLAGMFLLIVGFGFKVAIVPFHQWAPDVYEGAPTTIAAFISAGPKAAGFAAFLRIFMEALPSLQVEWSGVVIVLAMLTMTVGNVIAIAQTSIKRMLAYSSIAHAGYVLIGLAAANNDGISSAMLYLLVYCVMNIGAFGAVILAKTEDGESLMISDYAGLGLRKPLLAMFMTIMLLSLAGFPPTAGFVGKFYVFKSAVQAGHIWLVIIGAINTAISAFYYLRVVVTMYMREPEEELPFASYPSTLVVGLVLAAIGVLLIGVLPSLMLAPAQNSVF
- a CDS encoding Gfo/Idh/MocA family oxidoreductase; this encodes MSDVRLGFIGTGGNMNRHLRELTEIGGTKFVAFCDIVIDKADQAVTQYGGKAYADYNQMLASEELDAVYISIPPFAHGAPERAVIAAGLPMFVEKPVHMDADEAKEIAAEVEDKGIITATGYQERYLDIIDKAQELLASRRVGFFMGYWMGGMPGGWWREKAKSGGQLMEQTTHEFDMARYLFGEVKTVYAVARNDMIPNTDYDIEEASAVSLQFESGVFGIMFSACFTTNGLRRSGLDIFCEDGSLEYHLRSALVLSTADETTTWNPQNNCTIEMDSTFIEAVRTGDGSAIRSPYSDAAKTAILSIAANESLETGLPVHLG